One stretch of Desulfovibrio sp. UCD-KL4C DNA includes these proteins:
- a CDS encoding response regulator, with product MIVLISLFAFIISGAYEYRSMRKAMLTDLNQKADGLAERLSESLIPPLWNVDQPAINRIILSEMNDKRIKAIVVTEDNDKTVFTGKVRDTDWNISNFEVRPTGELIKREAEISVLSQPIGAVEIYMSPQFIQNELLHSILSSLVRTMLLVILLMMTIFATMHKFLISPIIKLSKTARQISVDKNYGARVNFKCQGEMNILVENFNKMLQQIEEQDLKLKDYSGQLQQKIQQSNKNLASSYKELKEINKQLEIAKDEAEAASRLKSQFMANVSHEIRTPMNAIIGMADLTLATKLSAKQSEFIKIIINSGQVLLRLINDILDFSKVDAGKLELEEINFDLHQLIEDISDLFVEQMVASKSELVIEILPGVPRRVKADPLRLRQVLTNLTANAFKFTNKGEITITIKAESIRSEKIDLLFAVRDTGIGIPEHVQSELFTAFKQADGSTTRKYGGTGLGLSISKRIIDFMGGKIWVESEPGKGSTFFFKISPKRVPDTLPSEYLLPQKLQNSPVLIVDDNPAVRSVISRYLEQFGFNPETCPSAEEALEKIEQKADTPYKLILMDLILPRMNGDEASKIIRKTYSAEELPILMVTTVDLNNALIKADTAGISKVLPKPLKQSTLFDAVMETFGYYHYAQKIIEPQNIAEKLFKGFKALLVEDNVINQQVAYHILIETGLAIETADNGLEAVKKIEKNNYDLILMDIQMPEMDGYEATRVIRDRLKKTNLPIIAMTAHAMRGDKEKCLQAGMNDYIPKPIDKNQMMSVIKTYLLENKAQHNGIIIKENIQKNSEPDTDFKKFQQLDIEEALDRIGGDLNILINILKNFDTYNINFTTKIDFMLARGELKEAGDMAHALKGAAANLSAVDLAKAAQALENSCKADQKEDAVIALYKTNKKLELLRIDISMLTEEFS from the coding sequence ATGATAGTCCTTATATCATTATTTGCTTTCATTATTTCAGGTGCATACGAATACAGATCCATGCGTAAAGCTATGTTAACAGATCTGAATCAGAAAGCAGACGGTCTAGCGGAAAGACTTTCAGAGTCATTAATACCTCCCCTTTGGAATGTCGATCAGCCAGCAATAAACAGAATTATTTTATCTGAAATGAACGATAAAAGAATTAAAGCGATAGTTGTTACCGAGGATAATGACAAAACAGTATTTACAGGAAAAGTAAGAGACACTGACTGGAATATAAGTAATTTTGAAGTACGCCCCACCGGAGAATTAATTAAACGGGAAGCCGAAATATCTGTGCTTAGCCAACCGATAGGTGCGGTTGAAATTTATATGTCTCCCCAATTTATTCAGAATGAATTACTCCATTCTATTTTAAGCTCTCTAGTTAGAACCATGCTTTTAGTCATTTTACTGATGATGACTATCTTCGCAACTATGCACAAATTTTTAATCTCGCCAATTATTAAGCTTTCTAAAACCGCTCGCCAAATTTCTGTTGATAAGAATTACGGAGCCAGAGTTAATTTTAAGTGTCAGGGGGAAATGAATATTCTCGTTGAAAACTTTAATAAAATGCTCCAGCAAATTGAAGAACAGGATCTAAAGTTAAAAGATTACAGCGGACAGCTTCAGCAAAAAATTCAACAAAGTAATAAGAATTTAGCAAGCAGCTACAAAGAACTTAAAGAAATTAATAAGCAGCTTGAAATTGCTAAAGATGAAGCCGAGGCTGCTTCACGCTTAAAAAGTCAATTCATGGCAAATGTCAGCCATGAGATAAGAACTCCCATGAACGCTATTATTGGTATGGCCGATCTGACACTTGCAACAAAGTTATCAGCCAAGCAATCTGAATTTATAAAAATAATCATCAATTCAGGACAAGTATTGCTAAGACTTATTAATGACATTCTTGATTTTTCAAAAGTAGATGCAGGAAAGCTTGAACTTGAAGAAATAAATTTTGATCTTCATCAATTAATTGAAGATATTTCGGATCTTTTTGTTGAACAAATGGTTGCCTCAAAGTCAGAACTGGTAATTGAAATCCTCCCCGGAGTACCGCGAAGGGTCAAAGCAGATCCGCTGAGACTCAGACAAGTCCTCACCAATCTGACCGCTAATGCGTTCAAATTCACCAATAAAGGTGAAATAACAATTACTATAAAAGCTGAAAGTATAAGATCTGAAAAAATAGATCTCCTGTTTGCTGTAAGAGATACCGGTATAGGAATCCCCGAACATGTTCAGTCAGAACTATTCACAGCCTTTAAACAAGCGGATGGATCTACTACTCGCAAATATGGAGGCACAGGATTGGGACTAAGTATATCCAAACGAATAATTGATTTCATGGGCGGAAAAATATGGGTTGAAAGCGAACCGGGAAAAGGCAGCACTTTCTTCTTTAAAATTTCCCCAAAACGAGTGCCGGATACACTTCCATCTGAATACCTGTTGCCGCAGAAACTCCAAAACAGTCCTGTTCTTATAGTAGATGATAACCCTGCCGTAAGATCAGTTATTTCCAGATACCTAGAGCAATTCGGATTCAATCCTGAAACTTGCCCTTCTGCGGAAGAAGCTTTGGAAAAAATAGAACAGAAAGCTGATACCCCTTACAAACTCATATTAATGGATTTGATTCTTCCAAGAATGAATGGAGACGAAGCATCCAAAATAATAAGAAAGACTTATTCTGCGGAAGAACTTCCTATTCTTATGGTTACCACAGTGGATTTGAATAATGCTCTGATAAAAGCCGACACCGCAGGAATATCAAAAGTGCTACCTAAACCTCTAAAACAATCAACACTATTTGATGCTGTAATGGAAACATTCGGGTATTATCATTATGCACAAAAAATAATCGAGCCGCAGAATATAGCTGAGAAACTATTCAAAGGGTTCAAGGCTTTGCTTGTAGAAGACAATGTCATCAACCAGCAGGTTGCATATCATATTCTTATAGAGACAGGCCTTGCTATCGAAACAGCCGACAATGGACTTGAAGCGGTTAAAAAAATTGAAAAAAATAATTACGACTTAATTCTCATGGATATTCAAATGCCGGAAATGGACGGGTATGAAGCAACCAGAGTTATTCGTGACAGGCTTAAAAAAACTAACCTTCCAATTATAGCGATGACCGCCCATGCCATGAGGGGAGACAAAGAAAAATGCCTGCAAGCAGGCATGAATGATTATATTCCAAAGCCGATTGATAAAAACCAGATGATGAGCGTCATCAAAACATACCTGTTGGAAAACAAAGCACAACACAATGGAATTATAATAAAAGAAAATATTCAAAAAAACTCTGAGCCCGATACCGATTTTAAAAAATTTCAACAACTAGACATAGAGGAAGCATTAGATCGCATAGGTGGAGATTTAAATATTCTGATTAATATTTTGAAAAATTTCGACACGTATAACATTAACTTTACAACAAAAATTGACTTCATGCTGGCAAGAGGTGAACTGAAAGAGGCCGGAGACATGGCTCACGCGTTAAAAGGGGCTGCGGCAAACCTTTCAGCGGTAGACCTAGCAAAGGCCGCCCAAGCACTTGAAAATTCCTGCAAAGCAGACCAAAAAGAAGATGCCGTCATAGCTTTGTACAAAACAAACAAAAAGCTTGAACTTCTCAGGATAGACATTTCCATGCTGACCGAAGAGTTTTCCTGA
- a CDS encoding NAD+ synthase: MKIALLQLNLTVGDIEGNSKLILDGVEKAAERGAKICVTSELAITGYPPRDLLLNSDFVSRCRKVIAVLSNKMPEGVALIVGGVDINHEGCGNPLRNAAWLVERGSVPRIFYKWLLPTYDVFDEQRYFEPSEEDNFFVFDGIRIGVTICEDVWNDPDDGVNNRYGRNPLPAIMESKPEVLINLSASPFSIGKQLVREKMLSNIASKYKVPVVYANQVGGNDDLVFDGRSCAFDANGALIARGKSFEDDIILVDVTNSTGKIAKDDFSEESEAWNAMVTGLRDYTAKTGFKQIVLGLSGGIDSALTAAVAAEALGPKNVLGVLMPSPYSSKGSIDDSITLVENLGIKSITIPINDLMSSFETALAPAFDGFPENVAEENIQSRIRGNLVMAISNKIGALLVTTGNKSELAVGYCTIYGDMAGGLAVISDLYKTLVFKVCRWLNEQGMGEVIPVATIEKPPSAELRPDQKDEDSLPPYDVLDRIIELRVEHHQSEIEILEETGFDPEVVKGVLKLIKISEFKRKQAAPGLKITSRAFGTGWRMPIACRFTG; this comes from the coding sequence ATGAAGATAGCCCTGTTGCAGCTTAATTTAACGGTTGGTGACATCGAAGGAAACAGCAAGCTTATTCTGGATGGTGTTGAAAAAGCCGCTGAGCGTGGTGCAAAGATTTGTGTTACCTCTGAACTTGCCATAACCGGATACCCTCCGCGTGATTTGCTGCTTAATTCAGATTTTGTATCAAGGTGCAGAAAGGTTATAGCAGTGCTTTCCAATAAGATGCCTGAGGGTGTTGCTTTAATTGTAGGAGGAGTTGATATCAACCATGAAGGTTGTGGAAACCCCCTTCGCAATGCGGCATGGCTTGTTGAGCGTGGAAGTGTTCCTAGAATTTTTTATAAATGGTTGCTTCCTACATATGATGTGTTTGACGAGCAAAGATATTTCGAACCTTCTGAAGAAGATAATTTTTTTGTTTTTGATGGCATCCGAATAGGTGTAACAATCTGTGAAGATGTTTGGAATGATCCCGATGACGGTGTGAATAATCGTTATGGTCGTAATCCCTTGCCTGCGATAATGGAAAGCAAGCCTGAAGTCTTGATTAATTTGTCGGCTTCTCCTTTTAGCATAGGAAAACAGCTTGTGCGGGAGAAAATGCTTTCGAATATTGCTTCCAAGTATAAGGTTCCTGTTGTTTATGCAAATCAGGTTGGCGGGAATGATGACCTAGTCTTTGACGGAAGAAGTTGTGCTTTTGATGCAAACGGTGCTTTAATTGCTCGCGGTAAAAGTTTTGAAGATGATATCATTCTTGTTGATGTTACAAATAGTACTGGTAAAATTGCGAAAGATGATTTTAGCGAAGAGTCAGAAGCATGGAATGCTATGGTTACCGGTTTGCGTGATTATACAGCTAAAACAGGTTTTAAGCAGATTGTTCTGGGACTTTCAGGTGGAATAGATTCTGCTCTTACAGCTGCAGTCGCAGCCGAGGCTTTAGGGCCTAAAAATGTGCTTGGAGTTCTGATGCCTTCTCCTTATTCCAGTAAAGGAAGCATTGACGACTCCATAACACTTGTTGAAAATCTCGGCATAAAGTCTATTACTATACCGATTAATGATCTTATGAGTAGTTTTGAAACGGCACTTGCTCCTGCCTTTGACGGATTCCCGGAGAATGTGGCTGAAGAAAATATTCAGTCACGTATACGCGGAAACCTTGTAATGGCTATTTCTAATAAAATTGGGGCATTACTGGTAACAACAGGCAATAAAAGTGAGTTGGCTGTAGGTTATTGTACTATTTATGGAGATATGGCCGGAGGGCTGGCTGTTATTTCTGATTTGTATAAAACTCTTGTTTTTAAGGTGTGCCGCTGGCTGAATGAGCAGGGGATGGGAGAAGTCATACCGGTTGCAACTATTGAGAAGCCACCGTCTGCAGAATTACGCCCTGACCAGAAAGATGAGGATTCTTTGCCTCCTTATGATGTGCTGGACCGTATTATTGAACTTCGAGTTGAGCACCATCAGTCTGAAATTGAAATATTAGAAGAGACAGGCTTTGATCCTGAGGTCGTGAAGGGGGTTCTGAAACTGATTAAAATTTCAGAATTCAAGCGTAAACAAGCTGCTCCGGGACTAAAGATAACTTCCAGAGCTTTTGGAACCGGCTGGCGAATGCCTATTGCCTGCCGCTTTACCGGTTAA
- a CDS encoding response regulator, whose amino-acid sequence MTKSKSIILFVDEEKEQIENLKKMLKPMEDKLELHFANSAKEALELIEIQPFNIVVTDFYTEGLPDGELMNEVKRQQPGAIRFIFSKDHDTNKSMHSALCAHQFISKPCSAKEMNGTIERSLKLKNIFLNERVSKAIASIDELPIMPSLYIKLEKELQKDNISIREIGKIIGEDLAVTTGILKLVNSSFFGLYSKVSTPEKAATMLGLSTIKGLVLGMHIFNTSKIENLDFSIEELGEHSQYTALLARAIIQAEGADINTAEKAFLAGFLHDIGKLILSTSFQSEYAEILKSVKKESISMSEAEKEILGFTHAEVGAYLLALWGFDETVVGAVHNHHELTESASEMLSPAAAVHVADTFEHELRTRHPEYAPHILDAEWIEQNGFSNKLVGWLEICTSKMDKDLSD is encoded by the coding sequence ATGACGAAATCCAAGAGCATCATCCTATTCGTCGATGAAGAAAAAGAACAGATTGAAAACCTTAAGAAAATGCTTAAGCCAATGGAGGACAAACTCGAGTTACACTTTGCAAACTCTGCAAAAGAAGCTCTTGAACTGATTGAGATTCAACCATTCAATATTGTTGTTACAGATTTTTATACCGAAGGACTTCCTGACGGCGAACTTATGAATGAAGTAAAAAGACAACAGCCAGGAGCTATACGTTTTATTTTTTCGAAAGATCACGACACCAATAAATCCATGCACTCAGCGCTTTGTGCTCATCAGTTTATCAGCAAACCGTGTTCCGCAAAAGAAATGAACGGAACAATTGAAAGAAGCCTTAAGCTGAAAAATATTTTTCTCAATGAACGTGTTTCTAAAGCTATAGCTTCTATTGATGAACTTCCAATCATGCCGTCTCTTTACATCAAGCTGGAAAAAGAGCTGCAAAAAGATAATATTTCAATTAGAGAAATCGGCAAAATAATCGGTGAAGACTTAGCTGTTACGACAGGAATTCTTAAACTTGTTAATTCATCATTTTTCGGCCTGTACTCTAAAGTTTCAACGCCGGAAAAAGCCGCAACGATGCTAGGACTAAGTACAATTAAAGGACTCGTACTTGGTATGCACATTTTCAATACCAGCAAAATCGAAAATCTGGATTTTTCTATCGAAGAACTTGGTGAGCACAGCCAGTATACAGCTCTGTTAGCACGGGCTATAATTCAGGCAGAGGGAGCAGATATTAATACAGCTGAAAAAGCATTTCTTGCCGGATTCCTTCACGACATCGGCAAGCTTATTCTTTCAACATCTTTTCAATCAGAATATGCAGAAATATTAAAATCGGTAAAAAAAGAAAGTATTTCCATGAGCGAGGCCGAGAAAGAGATTCTTGGTTTCACACATGCAGAAGTAGGAGCTTACCTTCTAGCTCTTTGGGGATTTGATGAAACAGTTGTAGGAGCAGTACACAATCACCATGAACTGACAGAATCAGCCTCTGAAATGCTTAGTCCTGCGGCAGCCGTTCATGTTGCCGATACTTTTGAACACGAACTGCGTACGCGACACCCTGAATATGCACCACATATTTTAGATGCAGAATGGATTGAGCAAAACGGATTTTCCAATAAATTAGTAGGATGGCTTGAAATTTGTACCAGCAAAATGGACAAAGATCTCTCAGATTAA
- a CDS encoding glycosyltransferase family 39 protein yields the protein MNKISSSVWDFMEKHPWISVLIILALQSIFTMDYRSLWFSDEVRYADVYHQMKDAGHWLVMYLNGVDYPDKPPVYFWFLSLIDTFTPADGISVFFLGSAVSAGAFLLSTVAFARTLGCGRKTTLATGLVLLTNIFFLGIAHYSRMDLLFGSFIIWANICLFKAFHSEDNSKWMISAFVLMGIATLTKGPLGIVFPILTAVCYLIWKKKLSLFRNKAALKGVGILAVILLAWIIGAILVDGTSFIHNIFYKQIYERAVSSFHHEEPFQYYLIAFPLAWLPWTMAIFALPLKKLISISHWKNVVAHRKDSSNDGRDWAWIMFISGFVMLTCLSIKVLIYILPLFAPLAILTAKGLLGEGDNPPVINSKKLWIGVACVYILLAVAAPFAAAFFPFDFALKGISFTVLILGLGGFALLATKTSGGKTGLLIMAVTMTIWIQPLALKTLPSLDPIMSPRQTGEIMKHYVEQGSYPLAHKIYSGIFSYYAGTDIHETSDFHEIERLLKEHDKVILVMQKKYYDRWKNCPDDVTVINEQFISDRPYLLLRK from the coding sequence ATGAATAAAATTTCTTCCTCAGTATGGGATTTCATGGAAAAACATCCATGGATAAGTGTACTTATTATCCTTGCTTTGCAGTCAATTTTCACAATGGACTATCGCTCACTCTGGTTTTCCGATGAAGTGCGCTACGCCGATGTATACCATCAGATGAAAGATGCCGGACACTGGCTGGTGATGTATCTTAACGGAGTCGATTACCCTGATAAACCACCAGTATACTTCTGGTTCTTATCACTTATCGATACATTTACTCCCGCAGATGGAATAAGCGTATTCTTCCTTGGATCAGCTGTTTCAGCAGGAGCTTTCCTGCTTTCAACTGTTGCTTTTGCACGTACACTGGGTTGCGGGCGCAAGACAACTCTTGCAACCGGACTAGTTCTGCTAACAAATATATTCTTCCTTGGAATTGCTCATTATTCCCGTATGGACCTGCTTTTCGGAAGTTTTATCATCTGGGCTAACATATGTCTCTTCAAGGCTTTCCATTCTGAAGACAACAGCAAATGGATGATCTCCGCCTTTGTTCTGATGGGAATTGCCACATTAACAAAAGGACCGCTCGGAATAGTTTTCCCTATACTGACAGCAGTATGTTACCTGATATGGAAAAAGAAACTGTCTCTGTTCCGCAACAAAGCTGCTCTTAAAGGCGTAGGCATTCTTGCTGTAATACTGCTGGCATGGATAATCGGAGCTATACTTGTAGACGGAACTTCATTCATTCATAATATTTTCTACAAACAGATATACGAAAGAGCTGTAAGCTCCTTCCATCACGAAGAACCTTTTCAATATTATCTGATAGCCTTCCCGCTTGCTTGGCTTCCATGGACCATGGCAATTTTTGCGCTTCCTCTAAAAAAACTGATCAGTATATCCCACTGGAAAAATGTTGTAGCCCATAGAAAGGATTCTTCAAATGATGGAAGAGACTGGGCATGGATAATGTTCATAAGCGGATTTGTAATGCTGACTTGCCTCAGTATCAAAGTGCTCATATACATACTTCCCCTCTTTGCCCCGCTTGCAATTCTAACTGCAAAAGGACTCTTGGGAGAAGGTGACAATCCCCCAGTAATCAATTCAAAAAAACTTTGGATAGGCGTTGCCTGTGTATACATTCTACTTGCAGTTGCCGCACCTTTTGCCGCAGCATTTTTCCCGTTTGATTTTGCGCTGAAAGGAATATCTTTCACTGTATTGATACTGGGACTTGGCGGATTTGCTCTTCTCGCAACAAAAACTTCCGGCGGAAAAACGGGACTGCTCATAATGGCAGTAACCATGACAATATGGATCCAGCCTCTGGCATTGAAAACACTCCCTTCACTCGACCCGATCATGAGCCCGCGCCAAACAGGCGAGATTATGAAGCACTACGTAGAACAAGGAAGTTATCCTCTGGCGCATAAAATCTATTCCGGCATTTTCTCCTACTACGCTGGTACAGATATCCATGAAACAAGTGATTTCCATGAAATAGAAAGATTACTTAAAGAACACGATAAAGTTATTCTTGTTATGCAGAAAAAATACTATGATCGCTGGAAAAATTGCCCTGACGATGTAACTGTTATTAATGAACAATTCATTTCAGACAGACCTTACCTTCTCCTACGCAAGTAA
- a CDS encoding phosphatase PAP2 family protein: protein MTSFIHKYSSLCHFILASLPLLILIAAIFYIFGNEDAATAWFTAHAAANPNCKSIAKIFTNWGNIVFYPVYLWFLITGIRQKKKSRLRFALVYLTVQIIVSVITVRFLKIAIGRPRPGEGTFFEPYSSHGAYHSLPSGHTCEIYGAALPLVLRYKALLLTLLLGLFAAAVAFSRIYLAWHHPSDVLCGWMLGSVAGFAIHLFSNEN from the coding sequence TTGACCAGTTTCATCCATAAATATTCCAGCTTATGCCACTTTATTCTGGCATCGTTACCTTTATTGATTCTTATTGCCGCAATCTTTTATATCTTTGGTAATGAAGATGCTGCTACAGCATGGTTTACAGCTCACGCAGCAGCAAACCCAAATTGTAAATCCATTGCAAAGATATTTACAAACTGGGGCAACATCGTTTTCTATCCTGTCTACTTGTGGTTTTTAATTACAGGGATAAGACAGAAAAAAAAATCAAGACTTAGATTCGCGCTGGTCTATCTGACTGTACAAATTATTGTCAGTGTTATTACTGTCAGATTTTTAAAAATAGCAATCGGCAGACCGCGCCCAGGTGAAGGTACTTTTTTTGAACCTTATTCAAGCCATGGCGCATACCACTCACTTCCGTCAGGGCACACCTGTGAAATTTACGGAGCGGCCCTACCGCTTGTGCTTAGATACAAAGCGCTTTTACTGACTTTATTATTGGGATTATTCGCCGCAGCAGTGGCGTTCAGCCGCATATATTTAGCATGGCACCACCCAAGTGATGTCCTCTGCGGCTGGATGCTCGGATCAGTTGCCGGTTTTGCAATTCACCTTTTTTCAAACGAGAATTAA
- a CDS encoding 6-hydroxymethylpterin diphosphokinase MptE-like protein: protein MSAYPFLKENIEALEKHNPPLYNWLSSQNIDQEQLANSLFKNRWEILDWKMKNGKGLFEATTPNVIYNSWKVLEKAETSATIIVGCNLGYGLNHVLMNTPDTHKVILTEPNPEMLLACLGQTDYRPFIECGKLHFCPVDEDRLMTIIKELDLQFVYGKIYLRLDMASQQMGPEYAKWTATIRDKLESFSVEMSTLRQKQDIMVGNELENFSRTVQDGTISTLKNAGKGLSAVILGAGPSLAEFGPDLAENPGHAIYVTALQTLPAVQKTGLKPHFCIGLDYNKSMLRVYEQLDKEWAKDIPLIYSTKLDHEVLEAYPGPTIPMWTMGGLGTFALSQHEEIFDAGSNVSVTLNRFLDWCGFNQILLVGQDFAWKGKISHSAGHQNAGATFPARALVQLKNADGENLTSSIQYMTSKREMEEDIAKLKTPVFNLYGGGALINGTKNVDIQKINMNGLLASVPGSMEHFLTSMNLARTPRPAPTFESRSQKWTISIRNATKKLEKLFRKLNKNQVEINKTFHNLYFFLRQDPLYLPYLYNEIMDMAGLAKAKTSYTLKDLPHYKKIAKKTIKKVKYMDRCLSVDEHKEAA from the coding sequence ATGTCAGCTTACCCATTCCTTAAAGAAAACATCGAAGCTCTTGAGAAACACAACCCGCCCCTTTATAATTGGCTCAGCAGTCAGAATATTGACCAAGAACAACTTGCCAACTCACTTTTCAAAAACAGATGGGAAATTCTCGACTGGAAAATGAAAAACGGGAAAGGTCTATTCGAAGCGACTACTCCAAATGTTATATATAACAGTTGGAAAGTTCTAGAAAAAGCCGAAACCAGTGCAACCATTATTGTTGGGTGTAACCTCGGATACGGGCTTAATCACGTATTGATGAATACACCTGACACTCACAAAGTTATCCTTACAGAGCCAAACCCGGAAATGCTGTTAGCCTGTTTGGGACAGACCGATTACCGACCTTTCATAGAATGCGGTAAACTCCATTTTTGCCCAGTCGATGAAGACAGACTGATGACTATCATTAAAGAGCTCGACCTTCAATTCGTATACGGCAAAATTTATTTACGCCTTGATATGGCCAGCCAGCAGATGGGTCCAGAATATGCCAAATGGACCGCGACTATTCGGGATAAACTTGAATCGTTCAGTGTTGAAATGTCAACTTTGCGCCAAAAGCAGGATATTATGGTCGGCAACGAATTAGAAAACTTTTCAAGAACTGTCCAAGACGGAACTATTTCTACGCTGAAAAATGCAGGAAAAGGACTTAGCGCAGTAATCCTCGGCGCCGGCCCTTCCCTTGCGGAATTTGGGCCTGATCTTGCTGAAAATCCAGGTCACGCCATTTATGTAACAGCCCTTCAAACATTACCGGCTGTTCAAAAAACGGGATTAAAACCTCATTTCTGCATAGGACTTGATTACAACAAATCAATGCTCAGGGTCTATGAACAGCTTGATAAAGAATGGGCAAAAGACATCCCATTGATCTATTCTACCAAGCTTGACCACGAAGTTCTTGAAGCATACCCCGGCCCGACAATACCAATGTGGACCATGGGTGGCCTTGGAACATTCGCACTTAGTCAGCATGAAGAAATTTTTGACGCAGGTAGTAACGTCAGTGTTACTTTGAACAGATTCCTAGACTGGTGCGGATTTAATCAAATCCTTTTAGTCGGTCAGGACTTCGCGTGGAAAGGTAAAATTTCTCACTCGGCAGGTCATCAGAATGCCGGAGCAACTTTTCCGGCTAGAGCACTTGTTCAACTCAAAAATGCTGACGGAGAGAATTTAACTTCCTCCATCCAGTACATGACTTCCAAGCGTGAAATGGAAGAAGATATTGCAAAGCTCAAAACGCCTGTTTTCAACCTCTACGGAGGAGGAGCTTTAATAAACGGAACTAAAAATGTTGATATACAAAAAATTAACATGAACGGACTTTTGGCCTCAGTTCCAGGAAGTATGGAGCACTTTCTTACTTCTATGAATCTGGCCCGGACCCCTCGTCCGGCTCCTACATTTGAATCACGCTCTCAAAAATGGACCATATCCATCAGAAATGCGACTAAAAAACTGGAAAAACTTTTCCGCAAACTTAATAAAAATCAGGTAGAAATTAATAAAACATTTCACAATCTGTATTTCTTTCTGAGACAGGACCCGCTCTATCTTCCGTATCTATACAACGAGATTATGGATATGGCTGGGCTGGCAAAAGCTAAAACAAGCTATACTCTTAAGGATCTTCCACATTATAAAAAAATCGCAAAAAAAACTATTAAAAAAGTCAAATACATGGATCGTTGTTTAAGCGTTGATGAGCATAAAGAAGCTGCCTGA